A genomic region of Clostridia bacterium contains the following coding sequences:
- a CDS encoding DUF1659 domain-containing protein, with amino-acid sequence MAVIVQPMEASLRLVVIEGTTGQGDPIYRVRTFNRVKPDADPQSVYEVGQHLAGLQAYPLSDIQMIVQNVLSES; translated from the coding sequence ATGGCGGTAATTGTGCAGCCAATGGAAGCTTCCTTAAGACTGGTGGTTATTGAAGGTACCACCGGCCAGGGTGATCCCATTTACCGGGTCCGCACTTTCAACCGGGTCAAGCCCGACGCCGATCCCCAGTCGGTGTATGAAGTGGGCCAGCACCTGGCCGGGCTGCAAGCTTATCCTTTGAGCGACATCCAAATGATTGTCCAGAACGTTTTGAGTGAAAGCTAA
- a CDS encoding DUF2922 domain-containing protein, whose translation MSTARLEMSFRNAEGRRVTLSVLNPREDLSTQEVRDAMEAIVAHNVFTSNGGDLVEVIGARLVSREVVELF comes from the coding sequence ATGTCTACTGCCAGGTTGGAAATGTCTTTCCGCAATGCGGAGGGAAGACGGGTTACTTTATCGGTGCTTAACCCGAGAGAGGACCTCAGTACCCAAGAGGTCCGCGATGCCATGGAAGCCATTGTCGCCCACAATGTCTTTACCAGCAACGGCGGCGACCTGGTGGAAGTAATCGGCGCTCGTCTGGTGAGCCGGGAAGTGGTGGAGCTGTTCTAA
- a CDS encoding heavy-metal-associated domain-containing protein, which translates to MSWHADKLEGEGSNVKTQSKVKMILTLLGNLTEADVQRIKTELGKLPGVRDVDLNLRTNRLTVAFDMRKINVEKIALRLSELGYNYVKRA; encoded by the coding sequence TTGAGCTGGCATGCGGATAAGTTAGAGGGGGAAGGCTCCAACGTCAAGACCCAGAGCAAGGTAAAGATGATCCTAACCCTGCTGGGCAACTTGACCGAGGCGGATGTACAGCGCATTAAAACGGAATTGGGCAAGCTGCCCGGGGTACGGGACGTGGACCTTAACTTGAGGACCAATAGATTGACCGTAGCTTTTGACATGCGCAAGATCAATGTGGAGAAAATCGCCTTGCGCCTGTCCGAGCTGGGCTACAACTATGTCAAACGTGCCTGA